The window CGTGCCCGGCTTCGCCGCCGGCACTTTCGGTCTTGCTGCTGTCGGTCTTGCTGTTGTTGCCGACCTTGGCTTCCTTGCTGGCCTCCGCCTCGCGCTCTTCGGCGGTGACCTCCGGATAGCGGAGCAGCCCGAACACGCCCGGTTTCACCCGGACGAAAGGGCTGCCGGGCGCTTTCTTCACCGCCGCGGTCAGCTGGGTCTGCATGGTCACTTCGGGGGTCCGACCAACGAAGGTCAGAAGTTTCTTCGTCATCGCACGCTCGGTCAGATCCTTGTAGTGGAGGGGCTTTCCCTCCTTGCGCAGGATCTCCAGGGCGGCCTCGAGAAAGGTCATGGCGCCCGTCTTTATCACAATTAGTGTTGTTTTGTTGCCTGACGACCGGCGGCAGGTGCCGGCCGACGGTCGATTGCCAGCGCGGCAAGGAAAACCATCGTGTTTTTTGACGGCCCCTCACAGGGAGGTTACCCGTGAAGAATGACGGGTCATCGCAAGATCGGTGTGCTGCTGGGCGGTCTGTCGGGCGAACGTGATGTCTCCATCCGCTCGGGGGAGGCGATCGTGGCGGCGCTGCAGGAGCGCGGGCATGACGCCGTCCCGGTGTTCGTCGATCGCGACATCGATCTGGTCTTGCGGCAGATGCGCATCGACGTGGCGTTTGTCGCCCTGCACGGCCGCTACGGCGAGGACGGCTGCATTCAAGGTTTACTTGAAGTTTTGGGGATCCCTTACACCGGCTCGGGCGTGCTGGCCTCGGCGCTGGCCATGAACAAGGCCAAGACGAAGGAGATCCTGCGCCTGCACAACCTGCCCACGGCGCCCGGTTATGTCATCGCCGCCGATTCGGGCGAGGACCTGATCGAAAGCCACGGGTCGTTCGGGTTTCCGGTGGTGGTCAAACCTTCGGGCGAGGGCTCGTCGCTGGGCGTGCAGGTGGCGCGCGACGAACTGGAGCTGGAAGCGGGCGTCGAAGAGGCGATGCGCTTTGACGACGACGTGCTGATCGAACGCTTCGTCGAAGGCAAGGAGATCTCGGTCGGCGTGCTGGAGGGCAAGGCGCTCGGCGCGGTGGAGATCGTCCCGCGGCGCGGGTTCTATGACTTTCAGAACAAGTACACCGCTGGTCGGTCGGACTATTATTTTCCGGCCCGCCTGTCCCCTGAGCGCTATCGCTCGGTGCTGCGCCTGGGGACGCTGGCCTGCGAGGCGCTGGGCTGCGAGGGCGCGGCGCGCGTCGATCTGATCGTCAGCGATCGCGGCAACGAGATCATCCTGGAGGTCAACACCCTGCCGGGCATGACCCCCACCAGCCTGCTGCCGAAGATCGCCCACGGCGCCGGCCTGTCCTTCGAAGATCTGGTGGAAGAGATCTTGAAAGGCGCCCGGCTACGCGCTCACGGGCATCGCCGCGACCGGCGCGCCGTGCAAGTGGACTTCCAGGGGCCAGAGCGCCGCACCGGCTTTCTCCCGGAAGCGCACTAACCGCGGTTTTTCCGTCGCTGGCGACATCTCCCGACACCGCGCCGGCCCGGTCAGCGCGCGCTCGGTGGCGCGCGGAGCTTGGCGGCGTGCGGTAGACTTGATCCCTCTTGGCGCGCCGATCCCGCAAGCCCGTCCTGGTCAAGCCGCCGTCAGCGAACGACGCGGCCAGCGCGGCGCTGTTCATCAACCGCGAACTGTCCTGGCTGGAATTCAACGGACGCGTCCTGGAAGAAGCGCGCGATCCGTCGGTGCCGCTGCTGGAACGCCTGAAGTTCCTCACCATCGTTGCCTCCAACCTGGACGAGTTCTTCATGGTGCGCGTCGCCGGCTTGAAGCAGCAGCTGTCCGGCAACGTCGCCGAGACGCCGCCCGACGGTTTGACCGCCGCGCAACAGCTGGCCGCGATCAGCGCCCGCGCTCACGCGATGGTGGCGGAACAGTATCGCCTGTGGCGCACCGACATCGGTCCGGGCCTGGAACAGGCCGGCGTCCGCTGGCGACGGCCGGCCCAGCTGGCACCCGAACAGAAAGCGGCCTTTTTGTCGTATTTCTCGCGCGAGGTGTGGCCGGTGCTGACGCCGCTGGCGGTGGATCCCGGCCATCCGTTTCCCATCCTGCGCAACCGCAGCCTGAACCTGGCCATCTTGCTGCACAAGGAACGCGAGAAGGTGGCCCGCCGCGAGACCATCATCGCCGTGGTGCAGGTGCCGTCGCTGCTGGCGCGGGTGATGGACGTGCCCTCGGCCCCTGCGAACGGAGCGCCGGCCGACGGCGCCGCGCCGACCCGGTTTTCCTATCTGCTGCTGGAAGATCTGATCGCCATGCAGGCCGGCGAGCTGTTCCCTGGTTTTCGGGTGGTGGGCTGCAGCGCCTTCCGGGTGACGCGCAACTTCGACCTCAGCATCGACGAGGACGAGGCCGACGATCTGGTGAAGACCATCCAGAAAGAGCTGCGGCGACGGGAGCGCGGCAGCGCTGTGCGTCTGGAGATCGCCCACGACTCGCCGCCCGAGGTGGTGAATTTTCTGCGCACCGCCCTGCGCCTCGAGAACGACGACGTCTATCTGATCGACGGGCCGTTGCACCTGGCTGATCTGGCGCCCATCTACGGCCGCGACGATCTGCGCGAGTACAAGGCCGACGCCTTCTCGCCGCAGATCGTGCCGCCGCTGCAGGAATACGACGATATTTTCCGGGTCATCGCCCAGCGGGACATCCTGCTGCAACACCCGTACGAATCGTTCGAAGACGTGGTCGAATTCATCTCCGAGGCAGCCGGCGATCCCAATGTCCTGGCCATCAAACAGACGCTGTACCGAACCAGCGCCGATTCGCCCATCGTGCGGGCGTTGACCCGGGCCGCCGAAAACGGCAAGCAGGTGACGGCGGTGGTCGAGCTGAAGGCGCGTTTCGACGAGGCGCCGAACATTCAGTGGGCGCGCACCCTGGAAGACGCCGGCGTGCACGTGGTGTACGGCCTGCTTGGCCTCAAGACCCACTGCAAGGTGGCGCTGGTGGTGCGGCGTGAAGGCGCGCACATCAAGCGGTACGTCCATCTGTCGACCGGCAACTACAACCCCAGCACCGCCCGGGTCTACGGCGACATCTCTTATTTCACCGCTCGCGACGCGTACGCCGACGACGCCGGCGCGCTGTTTAACTTATTGACCGGGTATTCGTCGCCGCCGTCTTGGAAGCGCTTCGAGGTGGCGCCGCTGGGCCTGCACGAGCGCATCCTGGCACTGGTCGAACGAGAGACGGCGCTGGGCCCGCGCGGGAAAATTGTTGCCAAGATGAACGCCCTGGTCGACGCGCCGGTGATCAAGGCGCTGTACCGGGCGTCGCAGGCGGGCGTCTCGATCGATCTCATCGTGCGTGGCATCTGCTGCCTGCGACCCGGCGTGCCCGGCACCAGCGACAACATCCGGGTGATCAGCGTAGTCGATCGCTTCCTGGAACACTCGCGCGTCTTCTATTTCGAAAACGGCGGCAAGCGCGAGGTGTACCTGTCGTCGGCCGACTGGATGCCGCGCAACTTCCTGCGCCGGGTCGAGGTGATGTTCCCCATAGACGACGATGGACTGCGCGACCGCGTGGTCGATGAGATCCTGCAGACCACATTGGCCGACAACGTCAAGGCGCGGCGCCTTTTGGCCGATGGAACGTACGTGCGCACACGACAAGACCAGCCCAGCGCGGGATCGGGCGGTAACGGCGTGGCGACGTTGCGTCCAGGCTTGCGCAGCCAGGCGCGTTTCATGGAGCTGGCGCGCGAAAAAGCGCAGGCTCCCGCCGTGCCCGGCGGCAGTAGCGGCGGCTATCCGGTGCGTTCGACGCCGCAGGCGGCG of the Polyangia bacterium genome contains:
- a CDS encoding D-alanine--D-alanine ligase, producing MTGHRKIGVLLGGLSGERDVSIRSGEAIVAALQERGHDAVPVFVDRDIDLVLRQMRIDVAFVALHGRYGEDGCIQGLLEVLGIPYTGSGVLASALAMNKAKTKEILRLHNLPTAPGYVIAADSGEDLIESHGSFGFPVVVKPSGEGSSLGVQVARDELELEAGVEEAMRFDDDVLIERFVEGKEISVGVLEGKALGAVEIVPRRGFYDFQNKYTAGRSDYYFPARLSPERYRSVLRLGTLACEALGCEGAARVDLIVSDRGNEIILEVNTLPGMTPTSLLPKIAHGAGLSFEDLVEEILKGARLRAHGHRRDRRAVQVDFQGPERRTGFLPEAH
- the ppk1 gene encoding polyphosphate kinase 1, with the translated sequence MARRSRKPVLVKPPSANDAASAALFINRELSWLEFNGRVLEEARDPSVPLLERLKFLTIVASNLDEFFMVRVAGLKQQLSGNVAETPPDGLTAAQQLAAISARAHAMVAEQYRLWRTDIGPGLEQAGVRWRRPAQLAPEQKAAFLSYFSREVWPVLTPLAVDPGHPFPILRNRSLNLAILLHKEREKVARRETIIAVVQVPSLLARVMDVPSAPANGAPADGAAPTRFSYLLLEDLIAMQAGELFPGFRVVGCSAFRVTRNFDLSIDEDEADDLVKTIQKELRRRERGSAVRLEIAHDSPPEVVNFLRTALRLENDDVYLIDGPLHLADLAPIYGRDDLREYKADAFSPQIVPPLQEYDDIFRVIAQRDILLQHPYESFEDVVEFISEAAGDPNVLAIKQTLYRTSADSPIVRALTRAAENGKQVTAVVELKARFDEAPNIQWARTLEDAGVHVVYGLLGLKTHCKVALVVRREGAHIKRYVHLSTGNYNPSTARVYGDISYFTARDAYADDAGALFNLLTGYSSPPSWKRFEVAPLGLHERILALVERETALGPRGKIVAKMNALVDAPVIKALYRASQAGVSIDLIVRGICCLRPGVPGTSDNIRVISVVDRFLEHSRVFYFENGGKREVYLSSADWMPRNFLRRVEVMFPIDDDGLRDRVVDEILQTTLADNVKARRLLADGTYVRTRQDQPSAGSGGNGVATLRPGLRSQARFMELAREKAQAPAVPGGSSGGYPVRSTPQAARAGGSGPPPAGVLTPAPELSSLSSVPPAPVVPKSGGSSG